The Polypterus senegalus isolate Bchr_013 chromosome 1, ASM1683550v1, whole genome shotgun sequence genome includes a window with the following:
- the ankrd67 gene encoding ankyrin repeat domain-containing protein — MTMSTLLELVLKWMELHDSVSLCAVERKIRKPGSLKEWQLERCPRLQIQVDPSSGHLEKLQRAVWSGALDQVTTLLTFGIPVNSQDSQGWTPLHHAAFCGHLALVKFLLHRGTDVNSRDFSNCTPLHRATWSGKTLVVEYLLQSGASQSIKSCSGQTPLHLAAAHGNLEVAQILLEFKAEVNCKDLNKWTPLHWAAFNNNQDLIDLLLNKCAALNERNSNGMSPLHLAVCAENENATEHLLGKGADVNARCENGQTALHLWVANGKKKKVMQVLLNRGAAVNAVDKDLATPLHLAAGCGSCVAVGLLVQHGASLHSTDLLHMTPLHYSALKGSSETAKMLLHYGADVHAPDWLGKTSLHLSAERGHVEMIKLLLDNGADPSLESQWKETPADLAAQQKHRHVTQVLEAHTKMQSRPNCLLKGH; from the exons ATGACCATGTCCACTCTGTTGGAACTCGTCTTGAAATGGATGGAGCTCCATGATTCAGTGTCTCTGTGTGCTGTGGAAAGAAAGATCAGGAAACCCGGCAGTCTGAAGGAATGGCAACTCGAAAGATGCCCCCGCTTGCAAATACAGGTGGACCCATCTTCTGGCCATCTAGAGAAGCTGCAGAGAGCAGTCTGGAGTGGAGCTCTTGATCAAGTGACAACATTGCTGACTTTTGGAATCCCTGTGAACTCTCA GGACAGCCAAGGGTGGACTCCACTCCATCATGCTGCATTCTGTGGACACCTTGCATTAGTAAAGTTCCTCCTTCACCGAGGCACTGATGTCAACAGTAGAGACTTTTCTAACTGTACTCCACTACACAGAGCAACATGGAGTGGAAAGACACTAGTTGTGGAGTATCTTCTTCAAAGTGGAGCCTCACAAAGTATCAAGAGCTGCTCAGGGCAGACTCCTTTACATCTAGCTGCAGCTCACGGCAATCTTGAAGTTGCTCAGATTTTGCTAGAGTTTAAAGCAGAAGTGAACTGTAAAGACCTCAATAAATGGACCCCACTGCACTGGGCTGCCTTTAATAACAACCAGGATTTAATAGACCTGCTATTGAACAAATGTGCTGCACTCAATGAAAGGAACAGTAACGGCATGAGTCCACTACACTTGGCAGTCTGTGCCGAAAATGAGAATGCCACTGAACATTTACTTGGGAAGGGTGCTGATGTGAATGCTAGGTGTGAAAATGGACAGACTGCTCTGCATCTGTGGGTTGCaaatggaaagaagaagaag GTCATGCAAGTGCTGCTCAACAGAGGGGCAGCGGTCAATGCTGTTGATAAGGATCTGGCTACTCCATTACATCTTGCTGCTGGATGTGGATCATGTGTTGCTGTAGGTCTTTTGGTACAGCATGGAGCCTCTCTACACTCCACAGACTTACTGCACATGACTCCCTTACACTATTCTGCTTTAAAAGGATCAAGTGAAACTGCAAAAATGCTGCTTCATTATGGGGCAGATGTGCATGCTCCAGACTGGTTAGGAAAAACATCTCTACACCTGTCTGCCGAGAGAGGCCATGTGGAGATGATCAAACTACTACTCGACAATGGGGCAGACCCTTCACTTGAGTCACAGTGGAAGGAGACCCCAGCAGACCTTGCAGCACAACAGAAGCACAGACATGTTACCCAGGTGCTCGAAGCACATACCAAAATGCAAAGCAGACCAAACTGTTTACTGAAAGGACATTGA